The window AGCAAGGGACTGAAAATCCCTGTGTCCGTGGTTCGATTCCGCGTCTGGGCACCATGTAGAATTTTTGATAATGGCGACGTGGTCGAGAGGCTTAGGCAGAGGTCTGCAAAACCTTGTACACCGGTTCGATTCCGGTCGTCGCCTCCATTATTTTAACAGGATAGATAAGCTATTCTTTTTTTATTTACAGATAAAAAAGGATTTATAATAAAGTAATGTTTGAAATATAAAATGCTTCCTTGACAAGGTAGGGATTTCCTGCCTGTCAAAGAAGCATTTTTTAGTTATTGAGTCTTTTTATAATATCAAGTGTTCTCTTCTGGAGTTCTTTCCCTGTGGTAGGAAAACTTTCGCCATCAGGATTTTCTTTTGCTACCTTGCAAAAGGCATCTGCCATCTGCTGTGTAGCAAAAGAAGCATTGGAATAGCATTTTTGTATAACATCATCTTTATAAAGCATTATTATGTCCAGTACGGAAATTTCACCATTCAGCTTTCCATCTGTGACATTATATATAAAATCAATGTCAGAGGCTAGAAGCTCTACTTTTCCGTCGACTATTCCGTTTTTTATTTCAGCTTTGAATCTGGCAGAATTGTTATTTATATCTGTTCCGCTGATTATACCTGTATATAATTCATTTTTATAGTAGACAGTGTTGTCTTTTATTTCCAGATTTTTATCAGGAAGCTTCACTGTTCTGCTGTTTGAACAGGTAAGTACCAGTAAATAAGTCAGGAAAATCAGTAATAATTTTTTCATTATAACCACCTTTTGTGTTTTATAAAATTTTTTTAATCATATAAATTATAGCATTTTGGTATTTGAAAGTAAAATTACAGGTTTGAGATATTTGACGGTTTCGAATATATTTAGTATAATACTATAAAAGCTTATAAGAGGTGAAATGAATGAGAAATGATGATTTTGATAATTACAGATCGGGTTCCCTTGATTATGATGAAATAAACAGAATTGTAGCTCAAAAGATGACAGGGTGTATACTTTGGATGGTTGTAGGGCTTTTAGTATCAGGGATAACTGGATTTTTCGTATTAACAAATGTTGAAATAATGAGACTTGTATTAGGGTCGAACTTATATTATGTACTGATTTTATTAGAACTGGGTCTTGTATTTATGTTTTCTATGATGTTAATGAGGGCTTCCGTTGGAGCATTGCGTGGAATGTTTTTACTATATGCTGTATTAAATGGAGTAACTCTGAGTGTAATAGGTATTGTTTATACAGGAGAATCAATTATTTATGTATTTTTAGGAACAGTAGTGTATTATGTTTGTCTTGCTGCATATGGTTATCTTACAAGAGACAATCTTGGAAGATATCTGCCTTATGTAATGGGTGGTTTAATTGCTCTTATAGTGGTATCTGTAATAAATATTTTCTTGAAAAATGATATGTTTTACTGGATAATGTCATATGCAGGAGTAATAATATTCTCAGCATTTACAGCAATAGACATGAATATAATCAGACGTAGATTTACAGCTTACGCTATGGAAGACAATACACTTTTAGACAGAATACAAATAGCAGGAGCATTAAATTTATATCTTGACTTTATAAATTTATTCCTATATTTATTAAGACTTTTCGGAAAAAAAAGATAGATTTTCTGATAAATACAGTTTTAGGCGGGTATAAACCTGAATAAAACTGTATTTTTTAATTATGATATTTTTTGGCAGGGAGATATTTCTTTAGCTGTTAGTAATTCAGAATGAAATAATAAAAAAAATAAATATCAAGCTACTTGAAAAAACATTAATCGGTGTTATAATTAATTAGAAGGAGTTAATTTTAGGAGGTAGATTATGAAAAGAATAATTTTGTGTCTAATATTTGTAATATCAGTAATTGGATTTTCTGAAGAAATTCAGCTAGAGAAAAAATATAACAAAAGCAGTACATGGAGTATTTGTGTTTCAAGTGATTCTACTGCTAAAAAAGACTGTAGTATCATATTTAAGGGAAATCCTTACAAAGAATTCAAAGTATTCAAAAATGAAGACGGGCATAATGGAATGTACATAAAATACAGAGAAATGATAATAGTAGATTCAAAAGAAGGGGATTTACAATTAATAGAAACAAAAACAAAGCCAATGCCGAAAAAAACAAGACCTGCTGAAATAGACCCAAATCTTGCTGATGTTAATACAGTGGCAGTTACGTCTGAGAACAGTGAACTAAAAGGACTTTTGGTTCCTGATGCACTTTCAGCTCTAAAAGCATATGGAAAGAATGTATACTATATCAAAATGGCCTTCATAAACTACACTGTTGGAAGTGAAACTGCAGAAGAATAATGAAAAATATGATAAATAAAAAACAGGACTGTGTCTGTAACAGTTCTGTTTTTAGTTTATTTTTGTTTATAAAGGTTGGCAGCCTTTTTTATTCTTAAAATAAATTCATTTCTTATATTTTCCGGTTCCAGAATTTCGCATTTATCAATGAATCCCATCAAAAGACGGTAGCTGTATTCATTGTCTGCAAACGGAATTTCAGCAGTATACCTGCTTTCCGTTTCTGAAAGAAAGCACTTTTCACCATACAGTTCGCTGAATTCCCCTCTTAATGACTTATCAACGGATACTTTCATTTTTATTATCTTTTCCTGGATAGGACCGTTTTCCGGATCAGATTCGGGAATTTCTCTGGGAATAAATGATTTATTAGTGATTTTTAGTCCGGATATTCGAGATAATTTAAAATATCTGAAATCTTCCCGGAGAATACAAAATCCCTCTACATACCAGTCGCTGCCTTTAAGTATAATTCTGTAAGGTTCTATTTTACGTGTGCTTTTTTTACGTTGCCTGTCTTCATATTTAAAAGTCAGGATTTTGTTTTTATCCATTGCAGACTTAATATTTTTCAGGTCAGAACTGACATTGTTTGAATTTTTCCACGGAGTAATATCTATAATTATTCTGTTTGTTTTCTGTTCTATCTCTTTTAGTTTTTTCTGTGGGATGATTCCTTTCAGCTTAATGAGGGCATTTGTAATTTCTGAGCTTGAAAAAGTAGAATTAATACTGCTCAGCCCTGTAAGAAGTGATGCAAGGTCTTCCGAAGTAAATAAGTTTTTTTCTATTTTAAATTCTTCAAGGATTCCCACACCGCCGTTAACTCCGGGATAAGTGATAATAGGAATTCCAGCTGCATTGAGCGTATCAATATCCCGATAAATAGTACGTGTAGTAACTTCAAAAATTTCTGCCAGCTTTGGTGCAGGAACTTTTTTTCTTTCCAGAAGAATAACAATAATGGATAGCAGACGTTCTATTTTCATAAATAATTCTCCTTAATTTTTATTACTATTATAAAACCATGACATAATGATGTCAAGTTTTTGTGATATAATATTTATATAAAATATTTAGGAGGAAGTAAATGGAAAAGGATTTTGAAAAGGAAAAAGAAGAATTATTCAATAAAATAGGGAAAACGTATAATATGGTTTTATCTACTTCGGATAAAGAAAATGTGAGTTCGCGTATGGTATCTTTAATTTCGTATAATGAAAAGTTCTACATTACATCAATGCAGAATGAGAAACTGGAACAGATAGAAAAAAATCCCAATGCAGCACTGTGTGCAGATACTATGCAGATAAAAGGGAAGGCAAAAGTCTTGGGTTCTGTTTCAGAAGAGAAAAATAATGAAATTATGATGGAGTATAAAAATATACTTCCTGCTTCATATGAGCGTTTCGCGTCGAATCCAAAGGCAGTATTAATAGAATTCACACTTACAGAGTCTAAATGGTGGAAAAATATACAGGTCATGGATGGTGTAATTATAGATTTTATAGATAAAAGAGCAGTTTCAAGAGTGTAAAATAAAAAGGCAGGTGTCGTAAAGCATTATAGACACTCTGCCTGATTTCTTATAGAAAAAGAACAACCGCAGTACTGCTGTCTGTAAAGATCATATTCTTTGCTGATTTCCAGTGATCTTTTGAAACCGTTATTCTTTTTAAAATCAGAATATAAAAATTTAACATTATATATTTTTTCAAGGTTCGCACCAATCAGATTAATCCTTTCAGCATTTTTGTGAGGGCTGATAGTAAGGACAGAGCCAAAGTAGTCAAAATCACCCTCTTTTGCCTTTTCTGCTGCTTTTTTTAATCTCATGTGGTAACACAGGGAACAACGTGAGCCGCCCTCGGCTTTGTCTTCATAATTGTGTATATTATCAAAAAATTCTGAAGGAGTGTATGTTTCGGAAATTATCTCTATTTTACCTTTGTAGACTTCTTTTGTAAAATCTTTTAATTCGTTAAATCTTCTGATATATTCACTTTCAGGGTGTATATTCTGATTGTAATAATATAGTGTAATATCAAAAGCAGATGATAAATATTCCAGTACATATGAGCTGCATGGTGCACAGCAGCTGTGAAGCAAAAGCTTAGCCTTTTTTCCGGCTAAGCTTTTTATAATTTCTTCCATTTTTTTATTATAATTTGTTTTATTCATGGTTTTTACCTCTTTACATTCTGTCTACAGTTTTAATTCCCAGAAGATCCAGTCCGGCTTTCAGAATATGTGCAGTTTTGGAAGCAAGAGTTATTCTTGAGTTTCTTAATGCAGAATCAGTCTCATTGGCAATATGTTTCTGATTATAGAAAGTGCTGAAAGTCTTCGCTGTCTCAAATAAATAATCTGCAATCAGGTTTGGTCTGTATGTTTCACCTGCTTTTACTGCTATATTCGGGAAATTCAGAAGCATCAGGGATAAATCTCTTTCTATATCAGATTCAAGAATAATTTCTGAATTTTCATTATATTCTGTGTTTTCTCCGTTAAGCTTTCTGAAAATAGACATAATTCTCGCATAAGTATACTGTAAATACGGCCCTGTATTCCCCTCAAAGCTCAGCACTTTTTCCCATTCAAATATAACAGGAGAAGTTCTGTTCTGGCTCAGATCAAAATATTTAATTGCTCCTATACCTACAATTTCCGAAATTTTTTCCTTTTCATCATCAGGGATTCCCGGATTTTTAATATCTATTGTTTTTCTTACTTCTTTTTTAGCTTCGTCCAATAGGTCGTTTAGTTTAATAATATTTCCTAATCGGGTAGAAAATATTCCATCTTTAAATCTCATGATTCCGAACCATACATGTACTTTTTCATAATCAAATTCATCACCAAGCATTTCAGCAATTTTGAATACCTGTCTAAAGTGATCCTGCTGTCTTTCATCAGTGATATAGATAGCTTTATCAATATGAAGAACTTCTCTTCTGTACTTTATTGTTGCCAGATCTGATGTGGAATACAGGAAACTTCCGTCTTTTTTCTGAACTATACAAGGGTGAAGTTTTGTATCCTCGTCAAAAAATACAACAAGGGCATCCTGATCCTCCTTGGCAATATTCCTAGAAATTAGTATATTTAGAATATCAGGCATCATGTCATTGTAAAATGATTCGCCGTTATATAAATCAAATGAAATATCAAGTCTTTTATAAATTTTGTCATATTCTTTAAGTGAAATATCAATAAACTCATGCCAGAGTTTATTATTTTTTTCATCTCCAGCCTGTAATTTTCTCAATTCTTCACGTGCAATATCCTCTAATTCTGGATTCAATTTTGATTCATCAGAGAATTTTACATAAATTCTTTCCAATTCCTCAATAGGGTCTTCTTCATAGTTTTTCTTATCCAGCCATCTGTCGTAGCCTACAATCAGTTTACCAAACTGTGTTCCCCAGTCTCCGATATGGTTATCAGCAAGTATCTCAAAACCGGTAAATTTCATAATTCTTTTTATGGAATCACCAATGATTGTACTTCGTAAATGACCTATATGCATTCTTTTAGCTATATTAGGTGATGAATAGTCAATGATTGTTTTCTTTCCATTATCAAGAAATGAAAAGTCATAATCCTCTTTACCTATTTTTTCAAATTCATTATTTATAAATTTACTTTTCAAAAATATATTTATAAAGCCCGGTCCAGCAATTTCGAGTTTTTCGATAATATCATTTTCTGAAAAATTATCTATTAATGTCTGGGCGATTTCTCTCGGATTTTTACCAAGTGTTTTTGAATTAACCATGGCAAAATTCGTAGCAAAATCTCCAAATCCTTTTTTGTTTGAACTTTGAATTTCTATGTCTGAATCAATATTAAAAATATTTTTAACATTCTCCTGTACCAGTTTTTCAAGCTGTTTATTAATAAGTTCCATAATTCACCCCAATGTTATATAATATAAGTAATTATACCAAAATATGTTCATAAAATAAAGTATTTATCAGAAAAGGAGCTGGCAATGAGGTTTGAGAGGGAATATTTTTTAAGAGATGCACTTGAAGTAGGACCAGAGATATTGGGACATTACCTCGTGAGGGAAATAGACGGCAAAATTATAAGGACGATAATAGCAGAAGTAGAAGCGTATGTGGGGCCTGATGATAAAGGTGCACATACTTATAAAAATAAAAGAACTGCCAGAACAGAGCCGATGTTTAGTGAGGGTGGCCATGCTTATGTATATTTGATTTATGGAATGTATAACTGCATAAATATTGTATGTCAACAGGAAGGAAAGCCTGAGGCTTTACTGCTCAGGGCTGTGGAACCTTTGAACGAGTTTGATATTCTTTTTAGTAACAGAAGTCCTGTAAAAAACATTCATAGTCTTAGTAACGGGCCGGGAAAGTTATGTTCGGCACTTCAAATAGACAGAACTTTTTCAGGGTATGATCTTATAAACGGGAAAGAACTTTATCTGGAGAAAAATAAAAACAGAGGAGATATAGGAATAGTTCGAGCTAAAAGAATAGGCATTGATTATGCAGAGGAGTATAAAGACAAACTTTGGAGATTTTATATTAAAAATAATAAATTTATAAGTAAAAAATAAATATTCGCACATTGTTAATTATGCGAATCATAATTAATTATACATACAAAAAATAAAATGTCAATCTATTTTTTTTGTATTATTAATATTTTTTAAATTGAATAATTATACTAAACTATTTGTGCTTGTAAAATCTAAGAAAAACTCGGATATTTATTTATGGAAAAGTTCGCATAATTAACAAAATGCGAACATTTATTAAAGGGGGGGAGATTCCAAGGGGTTGGATCTGGAAAAATGGACTTATGAAATTAGGGGGAGAAATAAAAAAAGGAATTATCTTAAATCTTTTTAGAAGATGATTCCTTTTTTGTTAGTTTTAAACTAATTTTTATTAATTTTTATTTTGTTCTTGTAAATGTTAATTCTGTACCATCTGAAGTAATCAGTTTTAACGTCTTTTCATCCACTACTTTATATGTAGCAGTTTCGGGAAGTACAGTAAGATATTTATATTCCTGCTCCATTACGTTTCTCGGACCATATAACTTAGTACTTGCAAGGTTCGAAAATGTAATGTTTTCACCATTTATCTCAAAGTTTCCGCTATAAGTATTTACACCTGAAAATCCTGATACCAGATTTTCTTTCTTGGCAAAATTAAGAGTGATTTCTCCTAAAGTTTTTGAGCCTATATATTGGTATATTAATGTTTCATTCTGAAAATCAGTTAATTTCCAAGAAGTTGACGATAAAGTTTTTATTTTTTTGAACTTTGTTGTTTTAGCTGACGATACAGTAAACAAAAACAGTACAGACAACATGATTAATAAAACTTTTTTCATTGTTTCCTCCTAATATAGATTATTAACAAAATTATATACTATATTGGAGAAAATTAAAAGCTATTTATTATAAAAAAGTATTTTTCTTTTGTTTATAAGGCGGGATTTTGTCATAAGGTATAGAGTTAAATAAAAAATACATAACACATACTATTTTTTCTTAATTATAAATATGTTATAATTTATTTGAAAAAGGCTGGGAAAAAATGAAGAGATTTATCAAAAAATATAAGCAGGTAAAATACAGATATTTCTGAAACGGAGGGAAATTATGAAAAAATTGATTATAATATTATTATTTATAATTACTTCAGGAATTTTTTCAAAAACAACTGATGAATTCTTACGTGAATTCGGAATTTTGGATAAATCAATAGAATATTATAATAAAGCTTTGAACATAAAAAGTATGAACGGTGGAATTCAGGAGATAAGAAGTGCATACAGAGACGCCGTAAAAGAAGATGAGCGAAACTATCTTGCACTTGACGAACTGGGGAATATTGCCAGAATGGAGGGCAATATAAGAGACGCGGGTAATTATTATCTGAAATCCATAGAGGTGAATCCTGATGGTTATGACTCATATAGCTATATAATTGATTTATACCGTTCAGAAGGAAACGCTGAGAAAATGAAGGAATACGCCGAGATGCTAGTGGAAAAACATCCAGATTATCCTGACGGGTACTATGTACTTGCTCAGATGTATGAAGAAGCGGAAAATAAGGACAATGCACTGAAATATTATTCTGACGCTTTGAAAAAATACGATAATTACAATACTGACAAATTTCCTGACAAGGCTGAAGTGGTGTTGGAAAACAGAAAGCTGGATTCCATTATAGGGATAGCGGATATTTATACTGACAGGGCTGAATATGTGAAAGCACTTGACAAGCTTCTGCTTATAAATCCCCTCAGTTCTAATTACAGCGATATAGAGAGACAGAATTATACT of the Sebaldella sp. S0638 genome contains:
- a CDS encoding Bax inhibitor-1/YccA family protein; translation: MRNDDFDNYRSGSLDYDEINRIVAQKMTGCILWMVVGLLVSGITGFFVLTNVEIMRLVLGSNLYYVLILLELGLVFMFSMMLMRASVGALRGMFLLYAVLNGVTLSVIGIVYTGESIIYVFLGTVVYYVCLAAYGYLTRDNLGRYLPYVMGGLIALIVVSVINIFLKNDMFYWIMSYAGVIIFSAFTAIDMNIIRRRFTAYAMEDNTLLDRIQIAGALNLYLDFINLFLYLLRLFGKKR
- a CDS encoding YafY family protein; this encodes MKIERLLSIIVILLERKKVPAPKLAEIFEVTTRTIYRDIDTLNAAGIPIITYPGVNGGVGILEEFKIEKNLFTSEDLASLLTGLSSINSTFSSSEITNALIKLKGIIPQKKLKEIEQKTNRIIIDITPWKNSNNVSSDLKNIKSAMDKNKILTFKYEDRQRKKSTRKIEPYRIILKGSDWYVEGFCILREDFRYFKLSRISGLKITNKSFIPREIPESDPENGPIQEKIIKMKVSVDKSLRGEFSELYGEKCFLSETESRYTAEIPFADNEYSYRLLMGFIDKCEILEPENIRNEFILRIKKAANLYKQK
- a CDS encoding pyridoxamine 5'-phosphate oxidase family protein; its protein translation is MEKDFEKEKEELFNKIGKTYNMVLSTSDKENVSSRMVSLISYNEKFYITSMQNEKLEQIEKNPNAALCADTMQIKGKAKVLGSVSEEKNNEIMMEYKNILPASYERFASNPKAVLIEFTLTESKWWKNIQVMDGVIIDFIDKRAVSRV
- a CDS encoding epoxyqueuosine reductase QueH, producing MNKTNYNKKMEEIIKSLAGKKAKLLLHSCCAPCSSYVLEYLSSAFDITLYYYNQNIHPESEYIRRFNELKDFTKEVYKGKIEIISETYTPSEFFDNIHNYEDKAEGGSRCSLCYHMRLKKAAEKAKEGDFDYFGSVLTISPHKNAERINLIGANLEKIYNVKFLYSDFKKNNGFKRSLEISKEYDLYRQQYCGCSFSIRNQAECL
- the argS gene encoding arginine--tRNA ligase produces the protein MELINKQLEKLVQENVKNIFNIDSDIEIQSSNKKGFGDFATNFAMVNSKTLGKNPREIAQTLIDNFSENDIIEKLEIAGPGFINIFLKSKFINNEFEKIGKEDYDFSFLDNGKKTIIDYSSPNIAKRMHIGHLRSTIIGDSIKRIMKFTGFEILADNHIGDWGTQFGKLIVGYDRWLDKKNYEEDPIEELERIYVKFSDESKLNPELEDIAREELRKLQAGDEKNNKLWHEFIDISLKEYDKIYKRLDISFDLYNGESFYNDMMPDILNILISRNIAKEDQDALVVFFDEDTKLHPCIVQKKDGSFLYSTSDLATIKYRREVLHIDKAIYITDERQQDHFRQVFKIAEMLGDEFDYEKVHVWFGIMRFKDGIFSTRLGNIIKLNDLLDEAKKEVRKTIDIKNPGIPDDEKEKISEIVGIGAIKYFDLSQNRTSPVIFEWEKVLSFEGNTGPYLQYTYARIMSIFRKLNGENTEYNENSEIILESDIERDLSLMLLNFPNIAVKAGETYRPNLIADYLFETAKTFSTFYNQKHIANETDSALRNSRITLASKTAHILKAGLDLLGIKTVDRM
- a CDS encoding DNA-3-methyladenine glycosylase; amino-acid sequence: MRFEREYFLRDALEVGPEILGHYLVREIDGKIIRTIIAEVEAYVGPDDKGAHTYKNKRTARTEPMFSEGGHAYVYLIYGMYNCINIVCQQEGKPEALLLRAVEPLNEFDILFSNRSPVKNIHSLSNGPGKLCSALQIDRTFSGYDLINGKELYLEKNKNRGDIGIVRAKRIGIDYAEEYKDKLWRFYIKNNKFISKK
- a CDS encoding META domain-containing protein — encoded protein: MKKVLLIMLSVLFLFTVSSAKTTKFKKIKTLSSTSWKLTDFQNETLIYQYIGSKTLGEITLNFAKKENLVSGFSGVNTYSGNFEINGENITFSNLASTKLYGPRNVMEQEYKYLTVLPETATYKVVDEKTLKLITSDGTELTFTRTK
- a CDS encoding lipopolysaccharide assembly protein LapB, translated to MKKLIIILLFIITSGIFSKTTDEFLREFGILDKSIEYYNKALNIKSMNGGIQEIRSAYRDAVKEDERNYLALDELGNIARMEGNIRDAGNYYLKSIEVNPDGYDSYSYIIDLYRSEGNAEKMKEYAEMLVEKHPDYPDGYYVLAQMYEEAENKDNALKYYSDALKKYDNYNTDKFPDKAEVVLENRKLDSIIGIADIYTDRAEYVKALDKLLLINPLSSNYSDIERQNYTNAVIESLEKLNKQNRKLAGRYLRTFQDRNVLPRDFKF